The genomic interval CCTCCACACCTTCAGCAGAACCGTTAGAGCTGACTGGATACAGGATGACTGGAGCGTTGTCGTTCTGATCCAGAATGAACACGTTCACTGTGACGTTGCTGCTTAGTGACGGAGTTCCAGAATCTGTGGCAACAACTTGGAACTGGAACTTTTTCAGAGTCTCAAAGTCAAAACGTTTAAGCGCGGAAATTTGTCCGTTATCAGAATTTACATTTAGGAACGACATTATGTCATTCTGACTCCCTTCTCTCACGATATTATATGAAATAGCTGCATTGTCATTCAAGTCTTTGTCCGTTGCGCTTACAGAGAAAATTGAATTCCCAGCAACGTTATTTTCTACCAGGTAAAACTGTAATGGCGTTTGTTGGAAATGTGGACTGTTGTCATTTACATCTGCTATCTGAATACTTAGTGTTTTAACAGTAGTTAAGGAAGGTTCACCACAATCGGTggcttttattgttatttcatAATGTGACACCTCCTCTCGATCCAAAAAACCCTTAGTGACAACCGAGTACGTGTTTTCCTTATAAGAGGGCTTTAATTCAAAAGGCACGTCATTCAATATCTGTGAAATAATTTTTCCATTGACACCAGAGTCTTTATCGGTCACACTAAGTAGTGAAATAACTGTTCCAGGCTTTGAGTCTTCAGACACTGTATTTGACAGTGATGTGACTTCTATTTCTGGTGGATTATCGTTGACGTCTATTATCTTTATAATGACTCTACATTCACCTGTCAGTGGAGGTGTTCCTTTATCGGATGCCTCAACGTCGAGTTCATATACATCATTTTCTTCATAGTCCACTACTCCTTTAACTCTTATCTCTCCAGTTAATTTGTCCAATTCAAAAACATCATAGACTTTTAGCCCCAAAGTTTTTCCGAAGCTGTACTCAATTTCGCTGTTGGTGCCTTCATCGGGATCCGTTgcatttaatctaaatactgaAGTACCGACTGCAACGTTTTCTTGTATTGCAATTTGGTAAATCTCCTGACTAAACATCGGACGATTATCATTACTGTCAAGAACAATAATAGAAACATTTAGTGTCCCTGATCTTGGAGGTTTACCTCCATCAACTGCTGTAACCAGCAGCGTGTGTTTGTTCTTTTGTTCTCTGTCTAACGATTTTTTCAGCACTAAGAATGGTATTTTACCTGTATTACCTTGACGgatatttatttcaaaatgttcaTTTGACGTCAAAGTGTATGTACGAATAGAGTTAATTCCAGCATCGGGATCACGAGCAGTGTGCAGTTGAAATCGCCTTCCTGGTAATGTTTGTTCAAATATTTCAAACATTTGCTCTTTTTCGTTGAAACTAGGAGAGTGATCATTTACATCAGTAATTTCTACAATCACGTAGTGTATTTCCAATGGGGATTCGACAAGGATTTTTAGCTCCATCAGACATGCACCGCTCCCCTGACAGAGCTCCTCTCTGTCAATATGCTGGTTGACGTACAATGCCCCATTATTCTGATTCACTTCAAAAATAGCGTCTTTACTTCCAGACACGACACGGAACCGTCGAGCAATTAAAGAGGTGATGTCAAGGCCAAGATCCTTCGCAACATTTCCAACAACAGTTCCCTCTTTTACCTCCTCGGGAACAGAGTACCTTATCTGAGCCAAAGCCTGCTGtccgagcagcagcagtagagccaaataaaaaacaaaccagGAGCAGTCCTTTGTTCGAGTTGTTGTATCGGTCCCCATCGTTATCCAACAACACATGAACACCCAGGAGCCGTTTACAtcgacaaaaaaatatttacatcCAACCCGCTGAATATCGCATATTTGCAAAACGCGAAGCGTGTTTCCATCGGCTGGTGTGCTTGATTCAAACACCTCCTTTGCTCTATTCAGTAGGAGACAAAAGCCTTGAAATGGGAGGGACAAAGTCGTCTATGGCTTCCTGATGTAATAGTGACACCCAGAGGTAATAACTCAGATCAAACGTAAAATAATAGtctaataaataaagttttaagaGATGCATTCTTTAAGTGGGTGAGTACCTACCAAGAGGCTTATTAActgatcattaaaataatagttttcatcgtgttttttttaacattgcatTACTCTTTGACATGTTCATGCATTTCAGCACCCTGGACAGCAGACACAAGTAGTCACACAGCCTTTCCCTCTAATAACAAAAGCAGGTCAGTATTAAAACAACTAAGTCCATACATACTGCTCAAACAACTCATCAGAAACACTGCAACGTCTTCAGCTTTTCGTTCAGTTATTGGTTAGCAGTTGTAATATTCTGAGACCCAAATGTAACAATCTCACTTCTCACATATTCCAAAATACAGACTATAATAAATCTGTTTGGCTGGAATACAGGAACAATTtaatttcagcaccatggacagcggtCATAATCAGGAGACAGGCTGTCCTCTTTACAAAGAATGAGCTCTCTATTATATTTTGAATGTTCTCATCATGGTTGTGAGTGTTTATATGcatggaaaagagagaaaacagtgAAAGTATAGCAGATAGCACAGAGTGGCTGTTGAAGACAGAGCTATTTTGCCACATCCGGCATTTTCAT from Sebastes fasciatus isolate fSebFas1 chromosome 10, fSebFas1.pri, whole genome shotgun sequence carries:
- the LOC141775500 gene encoding protocadherin alpha-8-like, with the protein product MCCWITMGTDTTTRTKDCSWFVFYLALLLLLGQQALAQIRYSVPEEVKEGTVVGNVAKDLGLDITSLIARRFRVVSGSKDAIFEVNQNNGALYVNQHIDREELCQGSGACLMELKILVESPLEIHYVIVEITDVNDHSPSFNEKEQMFEIFEQTLPGRRFQLHTARDPDAGINSIRTYTLTSNEHFEINIRQGNTGKIPFLVLKKSLDREQKNKHTLLVTAVDGGKPPRSGTLNVSIIVLDSNDNRPMFSQEIYQIAIQENVAVGTSVFRLNATDPDEGTNSEIEYSFGKTLGLKVYDVFELDKLTGEIRVKGVVDYEENDVYELDVEASDKGTPPLTGECRVIIKIIDVNDNPPEIEVTSLSNTVSEDSKPGTVISLLSVTDKDSGVNGKIISQILNDVPFELKPSYKENTYSVVTKGFLDREEVSHYEITIKATDCGEPSLTTVKTLSIQIADVNDNSPHFQQTPLQFYLVENNVAGNSIFSVSATDKDLNDNAAISYNIVREGSQNDIMSFLNVNSDNGQISALKRFDFETLKKFQFQVVATDSGTPSLSSNVTVNVFILDQNDNAPVILYPVSSNGSAEGVEEIPRNVNAGHLVTKVRAYDADIGYNGWLLFSLQEVTDHSLFGLDRYTGQIRTLRSFTETDEAEHKLVILVKDNGNVSLSATATVIIKVVEPKEAFAASDVKSATKVDEEDDVTFYLIITLGSVSVLFLISIIVLIAMQCSKSTDYTSKYLQEPNYDGTLCHSIQYRSGDKRYMLVGPRMSIGSTIVPGSHANTLVLPDRRSATAEVRHI